The Bacillus carboniphilus genome window below encodes:
- a CDS encoding ABC transporter permease: MKTKVKMNLQLKLGISFLIILITIAIAGPFLPFVDNELTKEGMRRIDGKMEIPPFPPSEENWLGTDRYGVDVFSMLVLGTKEVLLIIFSITILRYIIAVPMGVMAFYSKWIKGFMDFISQAFSFVPAIFMIILLVNLPYLMYSPNRLWWAIVIIALLEVGRVSELIFTQVRSISSRTFIEAAITVGTSPPKLFRKYYLPALLPELTVNFFLDLGRTLFIVGQLGVINIYITHKIQVIQAAFIPVFEVQNTSNAWPLLFDQVLFDIYTYQWIPFSACIAISIVVYGFFTLSEGLRKHFKYGYQYF; the protein is encoded by the coding sequence TTGAAAACGAAAGTGAAAATGAACCTTCAACTTAAATTGGGTATTAGTTTCTTAATTATTTTGATTACAATAGCCATTGCAGGACCATTCTTACCATTCGTAGACAATGAACTAACGAAGGAAGGCATGAGGAGAATTGATGGGAAGATGGAGATTCCACCTTTTCCACCTTCAGAGGAAAACTGGTTAGGAACAGACCGGTATGGTGTGGATGTATTCAGTATGCTGGTATTGGGTACGAAGGAAGTTCTGTTAATTATATTTTCCATAACTATACTAAGATATATCATTGCAGTACCTATGGGTGTCATGGCTTTTTATTCAAAGTGGATAAAAGGGTTCATGGACTTTATTAGCCAAGCCTTTTCATTTGTACCCGCCATTTTTATGATTATCCTTTTGGTGAACTTACCGTATCTAATGTATTCACCTAATAGGTTATGGTGGGCGATCGTTATTATTGCATTATTAGAAGTTGGTAGAGTATCGGAACTCATCTTTACACAAGTTAGATCCATCTCTAGTCGAACCTTTATTGAAGCAGCCATTACGGTGGGGACGTCTCCACCAAAGCTGTTTAGAAAATATTACTTGCCAGCACTGCTTCCTGAATTAACCGTGAATTTCTTTTTAGATCTTGGAAGAACATTATTTATAGTCGGACAGCTTGGGGTTATTAACATTTACATTACACACAAAATACAAGTGATTCAGGCAGCTTTTATTCCCGTATTTGAAGTTCAAAACACGTCAAATGCATGGCCGTTACTCTTTGACCAGGTTCTCTTTGATATTTATACGTACCAGTGGATTCCATTCTCAGCATGTATAGCAATATCCATTGTAGTCTACGGATTCTTTACACTTTCTGAAGGATTAAGGAAGCACTTTAAGTATGGATATCAATATTTCTAG
- a CDS encoding ABC transporter permease subunit, producing the protein MSLGAQLFKLVGIWLFVTVALILIVLLPRGNPQIDYSSSRVEMTAEYAENITTFSWGKYWDNIQNTFGTVIEEKSLGQTVYLHSVEYEVWRYFSKSLIILIPAIFVSIIFGILKGYFDFRYSGLKYNIVGRRTTSFFLSVPDFFLIICIQMGLIILFRFGFPEVDIYGYENLDNKLFGIFFLSMYPVFYIARVVESILYEETGKDYVRTAMSKGISISKIIWRHMFSNGLLKIISHFNTIILYLLSNLFIVEFLIGYRGAAYRFYRAFNVKKQFAAGDNMDIEIPLVIEYIVLFTFVVLCAQILSKIAAHFLLAKEGAES; encoded by the coding sequence ATGAGCCTTGGAGCTCAGTTGTTTAAGCTTGTAGGCATATGGTTATTTGTTACAGTGGCTCTCATTTTAATCGTGCTTCTTCCAAGAGGGAATCCACAAATAGATTATAGTAGCTCTAGAGTTGAGATGACGGCAGAGTATGCTGAAAATATTACGACTTTTTCTTGGGGGAAATATTGGGATAACATTCAGAATACCTTTGGAACCGTTATCGAAGAAAAAAGTTTAGGGCAAACCGTTTACCTGCATTCAGTAGAATATGAGGTTTGGAGATACTTTTCAAAGAGTTTAATTATTCTCATACCTGCTATCTTTGTGAGTATTATTTTTGGGATTCTTAAGGGGTATTTTGATTTTAGATATTCAGGACTAAAGTACAACATTGTGGGAAGAAGGACGACCTCATTCTTTCTTTCAGTTCCTGATTTTTTTCTGATTATATGTATTCAAATGGGGCTTATCATTCTTTTTCGATTTGGGTTCCCTGAAGTCGATATTTATGGATATGAAAATCTTGATAATAAGTTATTTGGGATCTTCTTTTTATCCATGTATCCGGTTTTTTATATTGCAAGAGTGGTAGAGTCTATTCTTTATGAAGAGACAGGGAAAGATTATGTTAGAACGGCAATGAGTAAAGGAATATCGATTAGTAAAATCATTTGGAGGCATATGTTTTCAAATGGCTTGTTAAAAATAATAAGTCACTTTAACACAATCATTCTATACCTATTGTCCAATCTTTTTATTGTTGAATTCCTAATTGGATATAGAGGGGCAGCCTATAGATTCTACCGAGCTTTTAATGTCAAAAAACAGTTTGCAGCAGGTGACAATATGGATATTGAAATCCCTCTCGTTATTGAATATATCGTTCTCTTCACCTTTGTTGTGCTATGTGCACAAATCCTTAGTAAAATAGCAGCTCATTTCCTATTAGCGAAAGAGGGTGCTGAAAGTTGA
- a CDS encoding ABC transporter permease subunit yields the protein MMKNYQLMIGGFIIGLILLAALVGPYLPFVDRELSESIVYRDENGWHMPPYEPSETYPLGSDHRGVDILSKVIVGAKDTLLILLGILVVRYLIAIPLGIGAYYMKSVEILLRCYYQVTTSMPPLFFIVVFIGFPMIMFSDVRPLWLILVIALTEVGRTGDIIYRTIEEIGKKSFVESGIASGCTKPKLFMNYYWPFLQSHLFTNITFDAGRVLFLLAQLGLAGIFVQHTLKSQLSGAYIFQSDSLTWPNLFMDFEKFMSSMRVHEWIPFTAVGVIAITMLGFYLFGEGLQKFFQSKYKHGNNQDL from the coding sequence ATGATGAAAAATTACCAGCTTATGATCGGTGGCTTCATAATAGGTTTGATTTTGCTGGCTGCCTTGGTAGGACCTTACCTCCCTTTTGTTGACCGGGAATTATCTGAGAGTATTGTTTACCGAGATGAAAATGGTTGGCATATGCCCCCTTATGAACCTTCGGAAACATACCCACTGGGTTCAGATCATAGAGGGGTAGATATTTTAAGTAAAGTGATTGTTGGGGCAAAAGATACTTTATTGATTTTGCTTGGCATCCTAGTGGTTCGGTATTTAATCGCGATTCCACTTGGCATTGGTGCCTATTATATGAAATCAGTTGAAATCCTTCTACGCTGTTATTATCAGGTGACGACCAGTATGCCACCGCTATTTTTTATTGTTGTATTTATCGGATTTCCTATGATTATGTTCTCTGATGTTCGACCGTTATGGTTGATTTTAGTGATTGCTTTAACGGAGGTTGGAAGAACAGGGGACATTATTTATAGAACAATCGAAGAAATTGGTAAAAAGAGCTTTGTGGAAAGTGGAATAGCATCGGGGTGTACAAAACCTAAATTATTTATGAATTATTACTGGCCATTTTTACAATCCCATCTCTTTACTAATATTACTTTTGATGCAGGACGAGTTCTATTCTTGTTGGCTCAGTTAGGTTTGGCTGGGATTTTCGTTCAACATACTTTGAAATCCCAACTTAGTGGAGCCTATATCTTCCAAAGTGATTCCCTTACGTGGCCAAATTTATTTATGGATTTTGAGAAGTTCATGTCCAGTATGAGGGTACACGAATGGATTCCGTTTACAGCCGTTGGAGTCATTGCCATTACGATGTTAGGTTTTTATCTATTTGGTGAGGGACTGCAAAAATTCTTCCAAAGTAAATATAAGCATGGAAATAACCAGGACCTTTAA